The Cycloclasticus sp. genomic sequence AGAGATAGTCTGTTGACGCAATTTGATGAAGCGTGGGATGGGCTCATTGAAAAAGACAGCGTGCGTAATATTAATCTCCACTACCTCGGTGGCAAAGTGGAGGTCGAAATAAGGCTGCCTTTTGAGATAGTTGAAAACATAAAACAAGCGGAAGAAGTGTCGGAAAGGTTTAAAAATAGAACGCTAACAGTGCCGAAAGTTGTGGATGTAAAGGTGTTGTTTTTATAATTTGACCAATATTGGTGCGCTTATGACCTCGCGTCGCACCAATGTTGATGCGCTTTGAAGGAGCTTGAGCGAAATATCCGTAGAAAACAAGGGGTTATATTTTGGCACAATATGTGCAAAAATTGTCAGGCTAACGTATTTGAATTAATAACATTAAATTTTAGGAGTAATCATGTCAGCACAAGACGTATTAGATCTAATCAAAGAAAAAGAAGTCACTTTTGTTGATTTTCGTTTCGTTGATACCATTGGTAAAGAACAACATGTAACGGTTCCATCACACACGATAGATGCCGGCGTATTTGAAGATGGCAAAATGTTTGATGGTTCATCCATCGCAGGTTGGAAAGGTATTAACGAGTCTGACATGATTTTGATGCCAGACCCTTCAACAGCTGTATTAGACCCATTTTTTGACGATGTAACACTAATCATTCGCTGTGACGTTGTAGAGCCTACTGATATGTCAGGCTACGAAAGAGATCCTCGCTCGATTGCTAAAAGAGCAGAAGAATACCTTCAATCAACAGGCATTGGTGATACGGCTTATTTTGGCCCAGAAAATGAATTCTTCGTATTCGACGATATTCGCTGGGGTACTGATATGTCAGGGTCTTTCTACAAGATTGACTCAGAAGAAGCGGGTTGGAACTCAGAAAAATCATATGAAAGTGGTAATATGGGTCACCGTCCTGGCGTAAAAGGCGGTTATTTCCCAGTGCCTCCAGTTGATTCTCTTCATGATATGCGTGCAGCAATGTGCCTAACGCTTGAAGAAATGGGTCAAGAAACTGAAGTACATCACCATGAAGTTGCAACAGCTGGTCAATGTGAAATTGGTACTGTGTTCAACACACTCGTGAAAAAAGCGGATGAAGTATTAGAGCTTAAATATGTTGTACAAAACGTAGCACACGCATACGGTAAAACAGCAACCTTTATGCCTAAACCAATCGTTGGTGATAACGGTAATGGTATGCACGTTCACCAATCTATCTTTAAAGATGGCAAAGCTTTATTTGCTGGTGATTTATACGGTGGTCTATCTGAAACAGCGTTGCATTACATTGGCGGTATCGTTAAGCATGCTAAAGCAATCAACGCATTTGCAAACGCATCAACAAATAGCTACAAGCGTTTAGTACCTGGTTTTGAAGCACCTGTTATGTTGGCTTACTCTGCACGTAACCGTTCAGCATCTATCCGTATTCCTTTTGTTGCTAACCCTAAAGGACGCCGTATTGAAGTACGTTTTGGTGACTCAACAGCTAACCCATACCTTTGCTTTGCAGCGATGTTAATGGCTGGCCTTGACGGTATCAAAAACAAAATTGATCCAGGCGCAGCGATGGACAAAGATCTTTATGACCTACCAGCTGAAGAAGAAGCAAAAATTCCTCAAGTAGCAAAATCATTTGATGAAGCGCTTGATGCATTGAATGAAGATCGTGCGTTCTTAACAGAAGGCGGCGTATTTACAGATGACATGATTGATGCTTATATCGACCTTAAAATGGAAGAAGTGACTCGTTTACGTATGAGCACTCACCCTGTCGAGCTTGATATGTACTACAGCTTGTAAGAAGCATTAAAGTTGTGAAAAACCCCGCAATTGCGGGGTTTTTTTTGCACAAAAATTAAGATTTATGGTCTTATGTTCAGTAGGACTAGTTGAAAGGGAGCGCAGATGAAGCTGAATATTTTATTAATAGGGTTGTTTGCGGTAGGTTTTGTGCAAGCAGATGTTTATAAATACATCAATAAGCAAGGTAAAACAGCGTACTCTGATAGGCCTGTAGCAGGTGCGGAGAAAGTGATCGTGCCGCCGGTTATGACTTATGAAGCGCCAGTTATTACAGTTGCTCCAACCAAGATCATAGAACAAAATAAAAGTCCTTTTGAGCAGCATATCCCGTATCAATTTTTAGAAATAACAGCGCCGAGAGCAGAAGGAACTGTAAGGAGTAATGAAGGGATTTTGAATGTTTCCTATGAACTACAACCGGCTTTACAAAAAGGAGACAGTGTTAATCTTTTACTTGATGGAATTAAGCGGCAAGGCCTTAATGTTCGGGGGGTAGAAAAGGGGGCGCATGTTGTTTCGGTAGAGGTGATGAATGAAAATGGAGACATACAAATTCGCAGTCCGGACGTAACTTTTTATCTACAACGCAGTTCAAGGCTATAAGTTTTGGCGTAAATAAATAGACATGCACTATTGTGGTGCGTATAGTTGGTGGTGACAGCCAGTACATGGCTTACTTTGTTTGAAGGTTGGCCTTATCTGGCTTGGCGTAGTAATTGCTTCTTAATCTCGAAATGAAAAAACAAACCTATATGCCTAATTCTGTGATGGAACAGCTCTCCATTGGCATTGTTGTGTTTAACGAAAAGAATGTGTTGATCTATATTAATAACGCAGCAGAAGAATTGTTAGACATCAGTGAACGGAAAGCTACCGGGATTAGAGCGGAAAGGTTGTTTAGATCGGCTGGTTTTAATATAGATAAAGCACTAAAACGTTGTCGGCAACTAGGCTCCAAGATAACGGAACATTTAGTGTCGATCGGTGGGCCGATTGGAATCAAAAGGAACATCAGTTTATCGGTGACGCCAATATCAACAGGCAGTGAGAACAGCGAAGGTATTCTGGTTGAGATGGTTGATTTTAATCACTATCTGCAAATAGATAACGATGAAAAGCTGTTATCACAAAATGAATTAGCAACTGATATGTTGCGTGGTCTTGCACATGAAATAAAAAACCCCTTAGGTGGTATCAGGGGAGCGGCTCAGCTATTGTCAAAAGAACTGAACGGACAATTCAAAGATTACATTCATGTCATTATCGAAGAGGCGGACCGGTTAAGGACATTAGTTGACAGAATGCTCGGTTCATCAGAATTGCCGAATCACGAAGATATTAATATTCATGTGATTATGGAACGCGTTCGTCAATTAGTGGGGGCGGAGGTCAGCGAAAAAATTGTAATACAGACAGACTACGACCCCAGCATACCTGAGATAAAGGCGGACAGGGATCAGCTGATTCAGGCTTTATTAAACGTGGTTATAAATGCCACACAAGCCGTTCATAGTGGTGGAACGATCATTCTTAAAACTCGGATACAACGTAATTTCGCCATTGGCGAAGAAATATACAAGCTAGCAGTAAAAATTGATGTTATTGACAATGGGCCCGGTATAGCAAAGGACATGCAAACAAAGATTTTCTACCCAATGGTGACGGGCAGAATAGACGGCACGGGCTTAGGTTTATCGATTGCTCAAACAAATGTCCAGCGCCATAACGGCATTATTGAGGTGGCAAGTGAACCGGGGATGACGGTATTTTCAACAATACTACCGTTAGAAAAAAAGTAAGAAAAATGGAGCAATATTCACAATGGATGGTCAAACGAAGAGAAATACGCAGTTGGCAGAGAAATGGAACATATTAAGTATGGGTGAAAAGGTAAAAGTGTGGGTTGTCGATGATGACAGTTCAATAAGGTGGGTGTTGGAAACGGCACTTAAAAGAGAAGGTCATCATGTGACAAGTTTTGATAATGCGGAAGGCATTATGAACCTCATGCATAAAGAAATGCCCGACGTGCTTCTAACCGATATCCGTATGCCGGGTAAGAGTGGAATAGAGTTATTAGCGGATATACAAGATCAGTTCCCAAGCTTGCCCGTTATTGTTATGACGGCTCACTCAGATATGGATAGCGCTGTTTCTGCTTATGATGGAGGGGCTTTTGAATATTTACCTAAACCATTTGACGTTGATGAGATGGTTAATCAGGTAGAGCGTGCGTATGAGCATAACAAGAAGAAAGCCAGTGCTGAAAATGCTCGCGCTCAAGAAGAGGCAAGTGAGTCAGGAATTATTGGTAGTGCTCCTGCAATGCAGACAGTGTTTCGTGCGATCGGCCGTTTATCGCGATCAAATATAACCGTTATGGTGAATGGTGAGTCGGGCACGGGAAAAGAGTTGGTTGCCAAAGCTCTGCATCAACATAGTCTTAGAAAGGAACAGCCATTTATAGCCTTAAATATGGCGGCTATCCCCAAAGACTTATTAGAGTCGGAGTTATTTGGGCATGAAAAAGGCGCTTTCACGGGAGCAACGAGTCGCCGTAAAGGACGCTTTGAGCAAGCGGATGGTGGAACCTTGTTTTTGGATGAAATTGGCGATATGCCTGCGGAAATGCAGACGCGTTTATTGCGCGTGCTTTCAGACGGTGAGTTCTTTTCAGTGGGTGGGCATCAGCCGATAAAGGTTGATGTTCGAATCATTGCGGCGACACATCAAGGCCTAGAAAAACTAGTTGA encodes the following:
- the glnA gene encoding glutamate--ammonia ligase; this encodes MSAQDVLDLIKEKEVTFVDFRFVDTIGKEQHVTVPSHTIDAGVFEDGKMFDGSSIAGWKGINESDMILMPDPSTAVLDPFFDDVTLIIRCDVVEPTDMSGYERDPRSIAKRAEEYLQSTGIGDTAYFGPENEFFVFDDIRWGTDMSGSFYKIDSEEAGWNSEKSYESGNMGHRPGVKGGYFPVPPVDSLHDMRAAMCLTLEEMGQETEVHHHEVATAGQCEIGTVFNTLVKKADEVLELKYVVQNVAHAYGKTATFMPKPIVGDNGNGMHVHQSIFKDGKALFAGDLYGGLSETALHYIGGIVKHAKAINAFANASTNSYKRLVPGFEAPVMLAYSARNRSASIRIPFVANPKGRRIEVRFGDSTANPYLCFAAMLMAGLDGIKNKIDPGAAMDKDLYDLPAEEEAKIPQVAKSFDEALDALNEDRAFLTEGGVFTDDMIDAYIDLKMEEVTRLRMSTHPVELDMYYSL
- a CDS encoding DUF4124 domain-containing protein, which codes for MKLNILLIGLFAVGFVQADVYKYINKQGKTAYSDRPVAGAEKVIVPPVMTYEAPVITVAPTKIIEQNKSPFEQHIPYQFLEITAPRAEGTVRSNEGILNVSYELQPALQKGDSVNLLLDGIKRQGLNVRGVEKGAHVVSVEVMNENGDIQIRSPDVTFYLQRSSRL
- the glnL gene encoding nitrogen regulation protein NR(II); translated protein: MPNSVMEQLSIGIVVFNEKNVLIYINNAAEELLDISERKATGIRAERLFRSAGFNIDKALKRCRQLGSKITEHLVSIGGPIGIKRNISLSVTPISTGSENSEGILVEMVDFNHYLQIDNDEKLLSQNELATDMLRGLAHEIKNPLGGIRGAAQLLSKELNGQFKDYIHVIIEEADRLRTLVDRMLGSSELPNHEDINIHVIMERVRQLVGAEVSEKIVIQTDYDPSIPEIKADRDQLIQALLNVVINATQAVHSGGTIILKTRIQRNFAIGEEIYKLAVKIDVIDNGPGIAKDMQTKIFYPMVTGRIDGTGLGLSIAQTNVQRHNGIIEVASEPGMTVFSTILPLEKK
- the ntrC gene encoding nitrogen regulation protein NR(I), translated to MGEKVKVWVVDDDSSIRWVLETALKREGHHVTSFDNAEGIMNLMHKEMPDVLLTDIRMPGKSGIELLADIQDQFPSLPVIVMTAHSDMDSAVSAYDGGAFEYLPKPFDVDEMVNQVERAYEHNKKKASAENARAQEEASESGIIGSAPAMQTVFRAIGRLSRSNITVMVNGESGTGKELVAKALHQHSLRKEQPFIALNMAAIPKDLLESELFGHEKGAFTGATSRRKGRFEQADGGTLFLDEIGDMPAEMQTRLLRVLSDGEFFSVGGHQPIKVDVRIIAATHQGLEKLVEEKLFREDLFHRLNVVRIKIPPIRERREDIPLLLKHFLAKAAKELGDDIKVLDEEAMRYLSDLPWSGNVRQIENTCHLLTAMCPSNTIQLEDLPEELKDAKTAQAATVDGDWLEAAKVDISKRLSAGEPDIAKRVVASVEKVLIMQALEVTNGRRQEAAKLLGLGRNTLTRKIKDFSA